A genomic stretch from Oncorhynchus tshawytscha isolate Ot180627B linkage group LG07, Otsh_v2.0, whole genome shotgun sequence includes:
- the LOC112254392 gene encoding protein kinase C-binding protein 1 isoform X5 encodes MHPQSVAEEEVKTESDAVEGMEISTRSKVSVPGLVERAAQKRKVPSPPHSSNGHSPAETSSSPVKKKKKPGAISSSKDQDGRNDFYCWLCHREGQVLCCELCPRVYHAKCLKLPAEPEGDWFCPECEKITVAECIETQSKAMTMLTLDQLSYLLKFALQKMKQPGTEPFQKPVSLEQHPDYAEYIFHAMDLCTLEKNTKKKMYGCTEAFLADVKWILHNCIIYNGGNHKLTATAKVIVKICEHEMNEIEVCPECYLSACQKRDNWFCEPCSDPHPLVWAKLKGFPFWPAKALRDKDGQVDARFFGQHDRAWVPLNNCYLMSKEIPFSVKKTKSIFNSAMQEMEVYVENMRKKFGVFTYASFRTPYTPDNQYQMLLDPANPSSGSVRPEKHEKIKFNFDMTASPKMPLSRSALSGGGGGMGGVRGSTGRRISLTDMPRSPMSTNSSGHTGSDGEQETPDKGQARAPASHYSAGEESMDCTASPASTRPDPVSGAKDSPKPFHTQGPALTLVPKQEKATPTGSILNLNLDRSKAEMDLKELSETVQQQQQQQGVPPVLTSPKRQIRSRFQLNLDRTIKSCKAQLGIDEISEDVYKGVEHSDSEDSDKSDSSDSEYASDEEQKPKGGQHTEANDKGEKDPSKRGPKDPLPPIQNKEGKTEGPATATATMGDTGVSSTLSESLSKEKQGVTSDKEPPEKAKAVPASVAPREKPQVKQEARQTSLVDDSDSERELVIDLGEDQGGRDRKRTRKDAHATKDPPTNKTEGKAPTLSSALTPSQNNTAPSLTPSVKDSSQSPLAIPLNMVPFTTAAPTTIGPTTLASATSTAPITASSATTAVKKQRPLLPRETVPVVQRAVVWNPTNKFQTSSQKWHMQKVQRQQQNPQPDTPQLQTASPDQPQTQKLPQTPASATSSSSLSLSPEQPSQSTRYQTRQSVKAVQQKDPPLSTSTSAVTLVTSIPASVAMMAAPGVGSGPSTSMAGDFQIPTASADVAADIAKYTNKIVDAIKGTMTELYTELSKSTSGNTIAEIRRLRIEIEKLQWLHQQELSEMKHNLELTMAEMRQSLEQERERLMAEVKKQTEVEKQQVVDETKKKQWCANCRKEAIFYCCWNTSYCDYPCQQAHWPEHMKSCTQSATASQQEPESGSTADGSNKASGQSNSGQTSPRGTTASAPTDKDSNMEKSKDNVTVSLS; translated from the exons ATGCATCCACAGAG TGTGGctgaggaggaggtgaagacTGAGTCAGATGCAGTAGAGGGGATGGAGATCTCTACACGATCCaaag TTTCAGTCCCTGGGTTAGTGGAGCGAGCGGCACAGAAACGAAAGGTGCCCAGCCCCCCTCACTCATCCAACGGTCACTCCCCTGCTGAGACCTCCTCCAGCCCGgtcaaaaagaagaagaaaccagGAGCAATCAGCAGCAGTAAAGACCAG GACGGCAGGAATGACTTTTACTGCTGGCTGTGCCACCGCGAGGGCCAGGTGCTCTGCTGTGAGCTCTGCCCGAGGGTGTACCACGCCAAGTGCCTCAAACTGCCCGCAGAGCCCGAGGGTGACTGGTTCTGCCCTGAGTGTGAG AAAATAACAGTTGCTGAGTGCATAGAGACTCAGAGTAAAGCAATGACGATGCTAACACTAGACCAGCTGTCTTACCTGCTAAAGTTTGCACTCCAGAAGATGAAACAGCCAGGT ACGGAACCCTTCCAGAAGCCAGTATCTCTGGAACAGCATCCGGACTACGCAGAGTATATTTTTCACGCCATGGACCTCTGTACCTTAGAGAAG AATACAAAGAAGAAAATGTATGGCTGTACCGAAGCTTTCTTGGCAGATGTGAAATGGATTTTACACAACTGCATAATTTATAATGGAG GAAATCATAAGCTCACTGCCACAGCTAAGGTCATAGTGAAAATCTGTGAACATGAG ATGAATGAGATTGAAGTCTGTCCGGAATGCTATCTGTCAGCTTGCCAAAAGAGAGACAACTGGTTCTGTGAGCCATGT AGTGATCCTCACCCTCTCGTGTGGGCCAAGCTGAAAGGGTTTCCATTCTGGCCTGCCAAAGCACTGCGGGACAAAGACGGGCAGGTGGATGCTCGCTTCTTTGGGCAACACGACAG GGCGTGGGTCCCCTTAAACAACTGCTACCTCATGTCCAAGGAGATTCCCTTCTCTGTGAAGAAGACTAAGAGCATCTTCAACAGCGCCATGCAGGAAATGGAGGTCTACGTGGAGAACATGAGGAAGAAGTTTGGAGTGTTCACCTACGCCTCCTTCAGGACGCCCTATACCCCTGACAACCAGTACCAGATGCTGTTGGACCCCGCCAACCCCTCATCCGGCTCGGTCCGGCCGGAGAAGCATGAAAAGATCAAGTTCAACTTCGACATGACTGCATCTCCCAAGATGCCCTTGTCCAGGAGCGCGCTGTCAGGAGGGGGCGGGGGCATGGGCGGGGTTAGAGGGAGTACAGGCCGGAGGATCTCCCTGACAGATATGCCCCGCTCGCCCATGAGCACTAACTCCTCTGGTCACACAGGCTCTGATGGAGAGCAGGAGACACCAGACAAGGGCCAGGCTAGAGCCCCTGCTAGCCACTACAGTGCTGGGGAGGAGTCCATGGACTGCACAG CATCACCGGCTTCCACTCGACCTGATCCTGTCTCTGGTGCCAAGGACAGCCCTAAACCATTCCACACCCAGGGCCCTGCCCTGACTCTCGTTCCCAAGCAGGAGAAAGCAACACCCACAGGGAGCATCCTTAATCTCAACCTGG ACCGAAGCAAAGCCGAGATGGACCTAAAGGAGTTGAGTGAGActgtgcagcagcagcagcaacagcaggggGTGCCACCAGTCCTCACCTCACCCAAAAGACAGATCAGGAGCCGCTTCCAGCTCAACCTGGACAGAACCATCAAGAGCTGCAAGGCCCAGCTGG GTATAGATGAGATCTCTGAGGACGTGTATAAGGGAGTGGAACACAGCGACTCCGAGGACTCTGATAAATCAGATTCGAGTGACAGTGAGTACGCCAGCGACGAGGAACAGAAACCTAAAGGGGGCCAGCACACTGAGGCCAATGACAAGGGTGAGAAGGACCCTTCCAAGAGGGGTCCCAAAGACCCCCTGCCCCCCATCCAAAACAAGGAGGGCAAAACAGAGGGGCCAGCAACTGCAACGGCAACCATGGGAGATACAGGGGTATCATCTACCCTCTCTGAATCCTTGTCAAAAGAGAAGCAGGGTGTAACGTCAGACAAAGAGCCCCCAGAGAAAGCCAAAGCAGTCCCTGCATCCGTAGCCCCCAGAGAGAAGCCCCAGGTGAAGCAGGAGGCCAGGCAGACCTCTCTGGTGGATGACTCCGACTCTGAGAGGGAGCTGGTGATTGACCTGGGGGAGGACCAGGGGGGCAGAGACCGGAAGAGGACTAGGAAAGATGCACACGCCACCAAAGATCCACCAACCAATAAGACAGAGG GTAAAGCCCCCACCCTGTCAAGTGCCCTTACTCCATCTCAAAACAACACAGCCCCTTCCTTAACCCCCAGTGTGAAAGATTCATCACAGTCTCCACTAGCCATCCCTCTAAACATGGTGCCCTTCACTACTGCTGCTCCCACCACCATTGGCCCGACCACCCTGGCCAGTGCCACATCAACAGCCCCCATCACAGCCTCCTCCGCCACCACAGCAGTAAAGAAACAGCGCCCTCTGCTGCCCAGGGAGACTGTCCCGGTGGTGCAGCGGGCAGTGGTGTGGAACCCCACCAACAAGTTCCAGACGTCCTCCCAGAAGTGGCACATGCAGAAGGTGCAGCGGCAGCAGCAGAATCCGCAGCCAGATACGCCTCAGCTGCAGACAGCATCACCTGACCAGCCACAGACACAAAAATTGCCCCAAACGCCGGCATCTGCAACAtcttcatcatcattatcattatcgCCAGAGCAACCTTCCCAAAGCACACGGTACCAGACCAGGCAATCTGTCAAAG cTGTCCAGCAGAAAGACCCCCCACTCAGTACGTCCACGTCGGCTGTTACCCTGGTGACCAGTATCCCAGCCTCTGTGGCCATGATGGCAGCTCCCGGAGTAGGCAGTGGCCCCTCAACCTCCATGGCAGGGGACTTCCAGATCCCTACCGCATCAGCAGACGTAGCAGCTGACATTGCCAAGTACACTAATAAA ATAGTGGATGCAATCAAAGGGACAATGACTGAGCTGTACACAGAGCTTTCCAAAAGCACTTCAGGGAACACAATAGCAGAG ATTAGACGATTGAGAATTGAAATAGAAAAACTGCAGTGGCTTCATCAACAGGAGCTGTCAGAAATGAAGCACAATCTAG aGTTAACCATGGCTGAGATGAGGCAGAGtctggagcaggagagggagcgtctGATGGCGGAGGTAAAGAAGCAGACAGAAGTGGAGAAACAGCAGGTGGTGGATGAGACCAAAAAGAAACAGTGGTGTGCCAACTGCAGGAAGGAGGCCATCTTCTACTGCTGCTGGAACACCAGCTACTGTGACTACCCCTGCCAGCAAGCCCACTGGCCAGAACACATGAAGTCCTGCACAcaatcag CGACAGCCTCACAGCAAGAGCCTGAGTCAGGGTCCACGGCAGATGGCTCAAACAAAGCCTCCGGACAGTCCAACAGTGGTCAAACTTCTCCCAGAGGAACAACAGCATCTGCCCCCACAGACAAAGACTCTAACATGGAGAAAAGCAAGGACAATGTCACTGTCAGTCTGTCCTAA
- the LOC112254392 gene encoding protein kinase C-binding protein 1 isoform X1: MHPQSVAEEEVKTESDAVEGMEISTRSKVSVPGLVERAAQKRKVPSPPHSSNGHSPAETSSSPVKKKKKPGAISSSKDQSELRHGPFYYAKQPALTTDPVDVVPQDGRNDFYCWLCHREGQVLCCELCPRVYHAKCLKLPAEPEGDWFCPECEKITVAECIETQSKAMTMLTLDQLSYLLKFALQKMKQPGDQPRSSSHSPHAAATQRKAFNWTEPFQKPVSLEQHPDYAEYIFHAMDLCTLEKNTKKKMYGCTEAFLADVKWILHNCIIYNGGNHKLTATAKVIVKICEHEMNEIEVCPECYLSACQKRDNWFCEPCSDPHPLVWAKLKGFPFWPAKALRDKDGQVDARFFGQHDRAWVPLNNCYLMSKEIPFSVKKTKSIFNSAMQEMEVYVENMRKKFGVFTYASFRTPYTPDNQYQMLLDPANPSSGSVRPEKHEKIKFNFDMTASPKMPLSRSALSGGGGGMGGVRGSTGRRISLTDMPRSPMSTNSSGHTGSDGEQETPDKGQARAPASHYSAGEESMDCTASPASTRPDPVSGAKDSPKPFHTQGPALTLVPKQEKATPTGSILNLNLDRSKAEMDLKELSETVQQQQQQQGVPPVLTSPKRQIRSRFQLNLDRTIKSCKAQLGIDEISEDVYKGVEHSDSEDSDKSDSSDSEYASDEEQKPKGGQHTEANDKGEKDPSKRGPKDPLPPIQNKEGKTEGPATATATMGDTGVSSTLSESLSKEKQGVTSDKEPPEKAKAVPASVAPREKPQVKQEARQTSLVDDSDSERELVIDLGEDQGGRDRKRTRKDAHATKDPPTNKTEGKAPTLSSALTPSQNNTAPSLTPSVKDSSQSPLAIPLNMVPFTTAAPTTIGPTTLASATSTAPITASSATTAVKKQRPLLPRETVPVVQRAVVWNPTNKFQTSSQKWHMQKVQRQQQNPQPDTPQLQTASPDQPQTQKLPQTPASATSSSSLSLSPEQPSQSTRYQTRQSVKAVQQKDPPLSTSTSAVTLVTSIPASVAMMAAPGVGSGPSTSMAGDFQIPTASADVAADIAKYTNKIVDAIKGTMTELYTELSKSTSGNTIAEIRRLRIEIEKLQWLHQQELSEMKHNLELTMAEMRQSLEQERERLMAEVKKQTEVEKQQVVDETKKKQWCANCRKEAIFYCCWNTSYCDYPCQQAHWPEHMKSCTQSATASQQEPESGSTADGSNKASGQSNSGQTSPRGTTASAPTDKDSNMEKSKDNVTVSLS, encoded by the exons ATGCATCCACAGAG TGTGGctgaggaggaggtgaagacTGAGTCAGATGCAGTAGAGGGGATGGAGATCTCTACACGATCCaaag TTTCAGTCCCTGGGTTAGTGGAGCGAGCGGCACAGAAACGAAAGGTGCCCAGCCCCCCTCACTCATCCAACGGTCACTCCCCTGCTGAGACCTCCTCCAGCCCGgtcaaaaagaagaagaaaccagGAGCAATCAGCAGCAGTAAAGACCAG TCAGAACTAAGACATGGTCCCTTTTACTATGCGAAGCAGCCAGCACTCACCACAGACCCTGTTGATGTTGTACCGCAGGACGGCAGGAATGACTTTTACTGCTGGCTGTGCCACCGCGAGGGCCAGGTGCTCTGCTGTGAGCTCTGCCCGAGGGTGTACCACGCCAAGTGCCTCAAACTGCCCGCAGAGCCCGAGGGTGACTGGTTCTGCCCTGAGTGTGAG AAAATAACAGTTGCTGAGTGCATAGAGACTCAGAGTAAAGCAATGACGATGCTAACACTAGACCAGCTGTCTTACCTGCTAAAGTTTGCACTCCAGAAGATGAAACAGCCAGGT GACCAACCACGCTCGTCATCTCACTCCCCCCATGCAGCCGCCACGCAGAGAAAGGCTTTTAATTGG ACGGAACCCTTCCAGAAGCCAGTATCTCTGGAACAGCATCCGGACTACGCAGAGTATATTTTTCACGCCATGGACCTCTGTACCTTAGAGAAG AATACAAAGAAGAAAATGTATGGCTGTACCGAAGCTTTCTTGGCAGATGTGAAATGGATTTTACACAACTGCATAATTTATAATGGAG GAAATCATAAGCTCACTGCCACAGCTAAGGTCATAGTGAAAATCTGTGAACATGAG ATGAATGAGATTGAAGTCTGTCCGGAATGCTATCTGTCAGCTTGCCAAAAGAGAGACAACTGGTTCTGTGAGCCATGT AGTGATCCTCACCCTCTCGTGTGGGCCAAGCTGAAAGGGTTTCCATTCTGGCCTGCCAAAGCACTGCGGGACAAAGACGGGCAGGTGGATGCTCGCTTCTTTGGGCAACACGACAG GGCGTGGGTCCCCTTAAACAACTGCTACCTCATGTCCAAGGAGATTCCCTTCTCTGTGAAGAAGACTAAGAGCATCTTCAACAGCGCCATGCAGGAAATGGAGGTCTACGTGGAGAACATGAGGAAGAAGTTTGGAGTGTTCACCTACGCCTCCTTCAGGACGCCCTATACCCCTGACAACCAGTACCAGATGCTGTTGGACCCCGCCAACCCCTCATCCGGCTCGGTCCGGCCGGAGAAGCATGAAAAGATCAAGTTCAACTTCGACATGACTGCATCTCCCAAGATGCCCTTGTCCAGGAGCGCGCTGTCAGGAGGGGGCGGGGGCATGGGCGGGGTTAGAGGGAGTACAGGCCGGAGGATCTCCCTGACAGATATGCCCCGCTCGCCCATGAGCACTAACTCCTCTGGTCACACAGGCTCTGATGGAGAGCAGGAGACACCAGACAAGGGCCAGGCTAGAGCCCCTGCTAGCCACTACAGTGCTGGGGAGGAGTCCATGGACTGCACAG CATCACCGGCTTCCACTCGACCTGATCCTGTCTCTGGTGCCAAGGACAGCCCTAAACCATTCCACACCCAGGGCCCTGCCCTGACTCTCGTTCCCAAGCAGGAGAAAGCAACACCCACAGGGAGCATCCTTAATCTCAACCTGG ACCGAAGCAAAGCCGAGATGGACCTAAAGGAGTTGAGTGAGActgtgcagcagcagcagcaacagcaggggGTGCCACCAGTCCTCACCTCACCCAAAAGACAGATCAGGAGCCGCTTCCAGCTCAACCTGGACAGAACCATCAAGAGCTGCAAGGCCCAGCTGG GTATAGATGAGATCTCTGAGGACGTGTATAAGGGAGTGGAACACAGCGACTCCGAGGACTCTGATAAATCAGATTCGAGTGACAGTGAGTACGCCAGCGACGAGGAACAGAAACCTAAAGGGGGCCAGCACACTGAGGCCAATGACAAGGGTGAGAAGGACCCTTCCAAGAGGGGTCCCAAAGACCCCCTGCCCCCCATCCAAAACAAGGAGGGCAAAACAGAGGGGCCAGCAACTGCAACGGCAACCATGGGAGATACAGGGGTATCATCTACCCTCTCTGAATCCTTGTCAAAAGAGAAGCAGGGTGTAACGTCAGACAAAGAGCCCCCAGAGAAAGCCAAAGCAGTCCCTGCATCCGTAGCCCCCAGAGAGAAGCCCCAGGTGAAGCAGGAGGCCAGGCAGACCTCTCTGGTGGATGACTCCGACTCTGAGAGGGAGCTGGTGATTGACCTGGGGGAGGACCAGGGGGGCAGAGACCGGAAGAGGACTAGGAAAGATGCACACGCCACCAAAGATCCACCAACCAATAAGACAGAGG GTAAAGCCCCCACCCTGTCAAGTGCCCTTACTCCATCTCAAAACAACACAGCCCCTTCCTTAACCCCCAGTGTGAAAGATTCATCACAGTCTCCACTAGCCATCCCTCTAAACATGGTGCCCTTCACTACTGCTGCTCCCACCACCATTGGCCCGACCACCCTGGCCAGTGCCACATCAACAGCCCCCATCACAGCCTCCTCCGCCACCACAGCAGTAAAGAAACAGCGCCCTCTGCTGCCCAGGGAGACTGTCCCGGTGGTGCAGCGGGCAGTGGTGTGGAACCCCACCAACAAGTTCCAGACGTCCTCCCAGAAGTGGCACATGCAGAAGGTGCAGCGGCAGCAGCAGAATCCGCAGCCAGATACGCCTCAGCTGCAGACAGCATCACCTGACCAGCCACAGACACAAAAATTGCCCCAAACGCCGGCATCTGCAACAtcttcatcatcattatcattatcgCCAGAGCAACCTTCCCAAAGCACACGGTACCAGACCAGGCAATCTGTCAAAG cTGTCCAGCAGAAAGACCCCCCACTCAGTACGTCCACGTCGGCTGTTACCCTGGTGACCAGTATCCCAGCCTCTGTGGCCATGATGGCAGCTCCCGGAGTAGGCAGTGGCCCCTCAACCTCCATGGCAGGGGACTTCCAGATCCCTACCGCATCAGCAGACGTAGCAGCTGACATTGCCAAGTACACTAATAAA ATAGTGGATGCAATCAAAGGGACAATGACTGAGCTGTACACAGAGCTTTCCAAAAGCACTTCAGGGAACACAATAGCAGAG ATTAGACGATTGAGAATTGAAATAGAAAAACTGCAGTGGCTTCATCAACAGGAGCTGTCAGAAATGAAGCACAATCTAG aGTTAACCATGGCTGAGATGAGGCAGAGtctggagcaggagagggagcgtctGATGGCGGAGGTAAAGAAGCAGACAGAAGTGGAGAAACAGCAGGTGGTGGATGAGACCAAAAAGAAACAGTGGTGTGCCAACTGCAGGAAGGAGGCCATCTTCTACTGCTGCTGGAACACCAGCTACTGTGACTACCCCTGCCAGCAAGCCCACTGGCCAGAACACATGAAGTCCTGCACAcaatcag CGACAGCCTCACAGCAAGAGCCTGAGTCAGGGTCCACGGCAGATGGCTCAAACAAAGCCTCCGGACAGTCCAACAGTGGTCAAACTTCTCCCAGAGGAACAACAGCATCTGCCCCCACAGACAAAGACTCTAACATGGAGAAAAGCAAGGACAATGTCACTGTCAGTCTGTCCTAA
- the LOC112254392 gene encoding protein kinase C-binding protein 1 isoform X6, with product MHPQSVAEEEVKTESDAVEGMEISTRSKVSVPGLVERAAQKRKVPSPPHSSNGHSPAETSSSPVKKKKKPGAISSSKDQSELRHGPFYYAKQPALTTDPVDVVPQDGRNDFYCWLCHREGQVLCCELCPRVYHAKCLKLPAEPEGDWFCPECEKITVAECIETQSKAMTMLTLDQLSYLLKFALQKMKQPGDQPRSSSHSPHAAATQRKAFNWTEPFQKPVSLEQHPDYAEYIFHAMDLCTLEKNTKKKMYGCTEAFLADVKWILHNCIIYNGGNHKLTATAKVIVKICEHEMNEIEVCPECYLSACQKRDNWFCEPCSDPHPLVWAKLKGFPFWPAKALRDKDGQVDARFFGQHDRAWVPLNNCYLMSKEIPFSVKKTKSIFNSAMQEMEVYVENMRKKFGVFTYASFRTPYTPDNQYQMLLDPANPSSGSVRPEKHEKIKFNFDMTASPKMPLSRSALSGGGGGMGGVRGSTGRRISLTDMPRSPMSTNSSGHTGSDGEQETPDKGQARAPASHYSAGEESMDCTASPASTRPDPVSGAKDSPKPFHTQGPALTLVPKQEKATPTGSILNLNLDRSKAEMDLKELSETVQQQQQQQGVPPVLTSPKRQIRSRFQLNLDRTIKSCKAQLGIDEISEDVYKGVEHSDSEDSDKSDSSDSEYASDEEQKPKGGQHTEANDKGEKDPSKRGPKDPLPPIQNKEGKTEGPATATATMGDTGVSSTLSESLSKEKQGVTSDKEPPEKAKAVPASVAPREKPQVKQEARQTSLVDDSDSERELVIDLGEDQGGRDRKRTRKDAHATKDPPTNKTEGKAPTLSSALTPSQNNTAPSLTPSVKDSSQSPLAIPLNMVPFTTAAPTTIGPTTLASATSTAPITASSATTAVKKQRPLLPRETVPVVQRAVVWNPTNKFQTSSQKWHMQKVQRQQQNPQPDTPQLQTASPDQPQTQKLPQTPASATSSSSLSLSPEQPSQSTRYQTRQSVKAVQQKDPPLSTSTSAVTLVTSIPASVAMMAAPGVGSGPSTSMAGDFQIPTASADVAADIAKYTNKIVDAIKGTMTELYTELSKSTSGNTIAES from the exons ATGCATCCACAGAG TGTGGctgaggaggaggtgaagacTGAGTCAGATGCAGTAGAGGGGATGGAGATCTCTACACGATCCaaag TTTCAGTCCCTGGGTTAGTGGAGCGAGCGGCACAGAAACGAAAGGTGCCCAGCCCCCCTCACTCATCCAACGGTCACTCCCCTGCTGAGACCTCCTCCAGCCCGgtcaaaaagaagaagaaaccagGAGCAATCAGCAGCAGTAAAGACCAG TCAGAACTAAGACATGGTCCCTTTTACTATGCGAAGCAGCCAGCACTCACCACAGACCCTGTTGATGTTGTACCGCAGGACGGCAGGAATGACTTTTACTGCTGGCTGTGCCACCGCGAGGGCCAGGTGCTCTGCTGTGAGCTCTGCCCGAGGGTGTACCACGCCAAGTGCCTCAAACTGCCCGCAGAGCCCGAGGGTGACTGGTTCTGCCCTGAGTGTGAG AAAATAACAGTTGCTGAGTGCATAGAGACTCAGAGTAAAGCAATGACGATGCTAACACTAGACCAGCTGTCTTACCTGCTAAAGTTTGCACTCCAGAAGATGAAACAGCCAGGT GACCAACCACGCTCGTCATCTCACTCCCCCCATGCAGCCGCCACGCAGAGAAAGGCTTTTAATTGG ACGGAACCCTTCCAGAAGCCAGTATCTCTGGAACAGCATCCGGACTACGCAGAGTATATTTTTCACGCCATGGACCTCTGTACCTTAGAGAAG AATACAAAGAAGAAAATGTATGGCTGTACCGAAGCTTTCTTGGCAGATGTGAAATGGATTTTACACAACTGCATAATTTATAATGGAG GAAATCATAAGCTCACTGCCACAGCTAAGGTCATAGTGAAAATCTGTGAACATGAG ATGAATGAGATTGAAGTCTGTCCGGAATGCTATCTGTCAGCTTGCCAAAAGAGAGACAACTGGTTCTGTGAGCCATGT AGTGATCCTCACCCTCTCGTGTGGGCCAAGCTGAAAGGGTTTCCATTCTGGCCTGCCAAAGCACTGCGGGACAAAGACGGGCAGGTGGATGCTCGCTTCTTTGGGCAACACGACAG GGCGTGGGTCCCCTTAAACAACTGCTACCTCATGTCCAAGGAGATTCCCTTCTCTGTGAAGAAGACTAAGAGCATCTTCAACAGCGCCATGCAGGAAATGGAGGTCTACGTGGAGAACATGAGGAAGAAGTTTGGAGTGTTCACCTACGCCTCCTTCAGGACGCCCTATACCCCTGACAACCAGTACCAGATGCTGTTGGACCCCGCCAACCCCTCATCCGGCTCGGTCCGGCCGGAGAAGCATGAAAAGATCAAGTTCAACTTCGACATGACTGCATCTCCCAAGATGCCCTTGTCCAGGAGCGCGCTGTCAGGAGGGGGCGGGGGCATGGGCGGGGTTAGAGGGAGTACAGGCCGGAGGATCTCCCTGACAGATATGCCCCGCTCGCCCATGAGCACTAACTCCTCTGGTCACACAGGCTCTGATGGAGAGCAGGAGACACCAGACAAGGGCCAGGCTAGAGCCCCTGCTAGCCACTACAGTGCTGGGGAGGAGTCCATGGACTGCACAG CATCACCGGCTTCCACTCGACCTGATCCTGTCTCTGGTGCCAAGGACAGCCCTAAACCATTCCACACCCAGGGCCCTGCCCTGACTCTCGTTCCCAAGCAGGAGAAAGCAACACCCACAGGGAGCATCCTTAATCTCAACCTGG ACCGAAGCAAAGCCGAGATGGACCTAAAGGAGTTGAGTGAGActgtgcagcagcagcagcaacagcaggggGTGCCACCAGTCCTCACCTCACCCAAAAGACAGATCAGGAGCCGCTTCCAGCTCAACCTGGACAGAACCATCAAGAGCTGCAAGGCCCAGCTGG GTATAGATGAGATCTCTGAGGACGTGTATAAGGGAGTGGAACACAGCGACTCCGAGGACTCTGATAAATCAGATTCGAGTGACAGTGAGTACGCCAGCGACGAGGAACAGAAACCTAAAGGGGGCCAGCACACTGAGGCCAATGACAAGGGTGAGAAGGACCCTTCCAAGAGGGGTCCCAAAGACCCCCTGCCCCCCATCCAAAACAAGGAGGGCAAAACAGAGGGGCCAGCAACTGCAACGGCAACCATGGGAGATACAGGGGTATCATCTACCCTCTCTGAATCCTTGTCAAAAGAGAAGCAGGGTGTAACGTCAGACAAAGAGCCCCCAGAGAAAGCCAAAGCAGTCCCTGCATCCGTAGCCCCCAGAGAGAAGCCCCAGGTGAAGCAGGAGGCCAGGCAGACCTCTCTGGTGGATGACTCCGACTCTGAGAGGGAGCTGGTGATTGACCTGGGGGAGGACCAGGGGGGCAGAGACCGGAAGAGGACTAGGAAAGATGCACACGCCACCAAAGATCCACCAACCAATAAGACAGAGG GTAAAGCCCCCACCCTGTCAAGTGCCCTTACTCCATCTCAAAACAACACAGCCCCTTCCTTAACCCCCAGTGTGAAAGATTCATCACAGTCTCCACTAGCCATCCCTCTAAACATGGTGCCCTTCACTACTGCTGCTCCCACCACCATTGGCCCGACCACCCTGGCCAGTGCCACATCAACAGCCCCCATCACAGCCTCCTCCGCCACCACAGCAGTAAAGAAACAGCGCCCTCTGCTGCCCAGGGAGACTGTCCCGGTGGTGCAGCGGGCAGTGGTGTGGAACCCCACCAACAAGTTCCAGACGTCCTCCCAGAAGTGGCACATGCAGAAGGTGCAGCGGCAGCAGCAGAATCCGCAGCCAGATACGCCTCAGCTGCAGACAGCATCACCTGACCAGCCACAGACACAAAAATTGCCCCAAACGCCGGCATCTGCAACAtcttcatcatcattatcattatcgCCAGAGCAACCTTCCCAAAGCACACGGTACCAGACCAGGCAATCTGTCAAAG cTGTCCAGCAGAAAGACCCCCCACTCAGTACGTCCACGTCGGCTGTTACCCTGGTGACCAGTATCCCAGCCTCTGTGGCCATGATGGCAGCTCCCGGAGTAGGCAGTGGCCCCTCAACCTCCATGGCAGGGGACTTCCAGATCCCTACCGCATCAGCAGACGTAGCAGCTGACATTGCCAAGTACACTAATAAA ATAGTGGATGCAATCAAAGGGACAATGACTGAGCTGTACACAGAGCTTTCCAAAAGCACTTCAGGGAACACAATAGCAGAG aGTTAA